In Persicimonas caeni, a single window of DNA contains:
- a CDS encoding FHA domain-containing protein — MSSSRICTNCQAVVPEGHHFCGRCGARYHEGGEAEQDETLYFGAMMAPGRAKLILIKGEGLEGLSYHLNATEHVAGRGNGAILFPDDDFLNKRHATFLYRDNKLFLRDEQSQNGTYLGIREPKRLEDGDLFMVGEQLLRVEYLDLQSEYPMQEDTLMYVSPPKNYRFRVVHVLEGGKPGGAFCSVNNDILIGRHGCDISFEDDRHVSPKHARITWEDGAPVIKDLDSKNGTYLKISGEERLRHGDYVQVGSELLRVEINE; from the coding sequence ATGTCGAGCTCGAGAATTTGCACAAATTGTCAGGCAGTTGTCCCGGAGGGACATCACTTCTGCGGCCGTTGCGGCGCCCGGTACCACGAGGGCGGCGAGGCCGAGCAAGACGAGACGCTCTACTTCGGCGCGATGATGGCGCCGGGGCGTGCGAAGCTCATCCTCATCAAGGGTGAGGGGCTCGAAGGTCTGAGCTATCATCTCAACGCGACCGAGCACGTCGCCGGTCGTGGGAACGGTGCGATTCTGTTCCCCGATGACGACTTTTTGAACAAGCGTCACGCGACGTTCCTGTATCGCGACAACAAGTTGTTCCTGCGCGACGAGCAGAGTCAGAACGGCACGTATTTGGGGATTCGCGAGCCCAAGCGTCTCGAAGACGGCGACCTGTTCATGGTCGGCGAGCAGCTGCTTCGCGTCGAGTATCTCGATCTGCAGAGTGAGTACCCGATGCAGGAAGATACGCTCATGTACGTGAGCCCGCCCAAGAACTACCGGTTCCGGGTCGTCCACGTGCTCGAAGGTGGAAAGCCCGGCGGGGCGTTCTGCTCGGTGAACAATGATATCCTGATTGGTCGTCACGGTTGTGACATCAGCTTCGAAGACGATCGCCACGTCTCTCCGAAGCATGCGCGCATCACCTGGGAAGACGGCGCGCCAGTCATCAAGGACCTCGACTCGAAAAACGGCACCTACCTGAAGATTTCGGGCGAAGAGCGCCTGCGCCATGGAGACTATGTCCAGGTCGGAAGCGAACTGCTACGCGTCGAGATCAACGAGTAG
- a CDS encoding cold-shock protein, translated as MATGHVKWFNRRKGFGFITRGSGEDIFVHYSQISEDEQRGLEQGEKVEFELCQGPNGLHATNVHRKGKSPLQEERHPRKERRST; from the coding sequence ATGGCAACCGGTCATGTGAAGTGGTTCAACCGGCGCAAGGGGTTCGGATTCATCACTCGCGGCTCGGGCGAAGATATCTTCGTCCACTACAGCCAGATCTCCGAGGATGAACAAAGAGGGCTCGAGCAGGGAGAAAAGGTCGAATTCGAGCTCTGTCAGGGCCCGAACGGGCTGCACGCGACCAACGTGCATCGAAAGGGAAAGTCCCCATTACAAGAAGAGCGCCACCCCCGTAAGGAGCGGCGCTCGACTTAA